Below is a genomic region from Telmatobacter sp. DSM 110680.
GTCCGCGGCAGATCATCTGCGTCAGAGTTCCACCGCGAAAGAGTGCCCATCCCTCGGGAAGCGCCGGTTCATCGTTGAGAAACAAGCCTAGCAGGCCACCGGAGCCCGCGAGAGTCCGCAAGCTGTCATAGTTCGGCTGGGACTGTTCGGGAATTCCAGCCAGCGGCCCGATTTCTGCAGGATACCGTCGCGCCTGTCCATCGATTTGCGCCAGGAGGCGATGATCGGAAAGCAGTGCATGCAGGATCGGATTGTCGAGCAGACTTTCGTCGGCTTCCTGTAACTGAAAGTCCGGGGCGGCAACGTCGGTATCAACTCTGCGAAGGGCCATGCGTACAAGATGATGAAGAGATGCAGTCAGATGCGGAATCCTCATTGGCGAAATCTGCGTCAAAGTTGCAGCGTGTAGACTCGGAAGTTGGCTGTGAAACAGTTCACTTGATCCGGCAACCGTTAAGCAGGCGTTTGGGAGAGGAAGAATGCAGATTGTCTTTGCCGCGTCAGAGTGCGCGCCGTTTGTGAAGACTGGCGGGCTAGCGGATGTTGTCGGCGGATTGTCGCAGAAAATCTTAAAGTTAGGTCACGAAGTCAGCGTTTATCTGCCTCTATATGCAGGAGTTCGGCAGCACCTGGAAGGCGAGTTGAACTACGTGATCCGCTCTATCACCATCCCCGGCCCGCATAGCAACCGCTTCGCGGGAATTGTGGATGGCGGACAACGTGATGGCGTCAAGTTTTACTTTGTAGATTGCCCGGAGATGTTTGACCGCCAAGGTATTTACGGTAATAACGGTGACAGCTACGGCGACAATGCAGAGCGCTTCGGCCTGTTCTGCAGGGCCGTTCTGGAAGCGACGAAACAACTGGGCGTTCCGGATGTCTTTCACGTGCACGACTGGCAGTCTGCGCTCCTTCCCGTGCTGCTTCGAACGGTTTACAACGCCGACCCGGCGCTCAAGCACTCCGGCTCTGTGCTCACCATTCACAATGCCGCATATCAAGGGACGTTTCCGCCGTCAACCGTGGATGAACTGCTGCTGCCGTGGGATATTTTCACGTTTGACAAACTCGAACACTACAACACTTTCAACTTCCTCAAAGGCGGCATCGTGTACGCCGACAAGGTCACCACGGTGAGCCGCAGATACGCCGAGGAGATCCAGACACCGGAATTCGGCAACGGGCTGCAGGGGGCACTAAGCCAGCGGCGAGCCGACCTTGTCGGGATCCTGAATGGTGTGGATTATGCCGAGTGGGATCCGGCGACGGATGGCAATCTCGCGGGCCATTACACACCGCACGACCTGAGCGGAAAACGCGAGTGCCGAAAAGATCTTCTGCACGCTTTCGGTCTGGATGTATCGGAAGATACTCCAGTGATCGGCATCTGTTCGCGCTTCGCATCGCAAAAGGGATTTGACCTGCTTGAGCAAATTGCAGGGCGCCTTGCAGAGCGGGATGTAGCCGTGGTGGCGCTTGGAACGGGTGAGCCGTACTACGAAAAATTCTTCCGCGACTTTGCCTATGCGAATGCCGGCCGGTTTTCAGTGCAGATCCGATATGACGACGCGCTGGCACACAAGGTCGAAGCAGGATCTGACATTTTTCTCATGCCGAGTCGGTTTGAGCCCTGCGGCCTGAACCAGATCTATTCACTAAAGTACGGGACCATTCCGGTGGTGCGAGCGACCGGAGGATTAGATGATACGGTCGAAGAATGGAATCCCGGTCTCAACAGCGGCACTGGATTTAAGTTTGAAGCGTATGAAGCGCAGGCCTTGCTGGATACAATCGATCGTGCGTTGAGTGCGTTCTACGACAAGAAGCAATGGTCGCAACTGATGCAGAATGGCATGGCACAGGATTTCAGTTGGGACAAGCCTGCTCGCGAGTACGTTGCGGTGTACGAAGAAGCCGCGCGAAAAAAGGCCTGATCAGAATGATTTAGAAGTCCAGAACCGCTGCTTCAGTTGCAGCGTGAAAAGCCCCTGGCTAATCATGCCAGGGGCTTTCCTTCCTTTGGGCGCATTTCTGCGAAAAAGCTAGGCACCCTGGCCCAGTACCCTCGGCACATCAATTCCAAGTGCAGTAGCCAGATCGTGCTGATGCTCCTGCTCCTGCGAAATGATTTTGCGCAGCTGTTCTGCGAGAGCATAGTGGCCCAGGGCCTCGGCCTGTTTCACACGTTCGCGATAGTTCTTGATGGTAACGGTCTCATTGTCCAGATCGAACTGAAGCATCTCTTCCGGTTTTTCTGAGAGCTTAACCTCTTTGGGTGTCCCTGTGGGCATGCCGCCCAGATAATCCACCTGGTCAGCAATGATCAGTGCGTGCTGCAACTCTTCAGAAGCATGCTTCTTTAATTCAGCCGCGATGCTCATCCACTTCGCGCCTTTCAACACGTTGCTGTACACGGTGTAAGCGATCACTGCCTGGTATTCACGGGCCAGGTCTTCGTTTAAAGCGTTGATCAAATCCTGAACAGCCTTGTCGTTTTGTTGATCCTGATTGCTTTGACCCTTCTGGTCTTGAGGCTTCTTATCGGGCATGCCACTTCCTTTTCCGTCCAATTTAAGCAGTAGATCTGCTCAGACACCACGTGGGATGCCGTACGCAACGTGGATGTTGCGTCAATTTCTTGTAAACCGGCAAGAGACGAAATTTGTGATCCAACTGATGATAAAAACACTGCATCAAACCCGCCCGTATCCACATGAACGAGGTACGCTGCAATGGGTCCGAAATACCTTACGGCGCTGTTGTGCGCCGCTCCCCTGATCTGCCTTGGCCAAGGAACTTCAACGAGCTTTAATAACCCGGCAAGCTTTTCAAGCAATAACCATCTTCTTGATCTTCTCCTGATCGCGCGTCCGGAAACGGTTCATCTTGGTCCTTTTAGTCCCACCGCGTGGATCTATGAGGCATGCCAGACTTCAGTGGCCGTCGAGGATCAATGTCCTGCCGACTCGCGCACCGCTGCGTCCTATGCCGGCGTCGTGCTTCATCTACAGCCTGGTGATCACCTGCGCATCAAGCTGGTCAATCATCTGCCACCGGCGCCAAGTGATGACGAGAACGCGCACGGACCGGACCCGATGATGAACGAGATGTTGATGGCCAATCCCACCAACATCCATACACATGGCTTGATCGTTGAACCGCGCAAAGCAGACGCGTCCGATCCCACGTACGGCGATTATGTCTACGTGGTGGGCTACCCGGCCGGCAAACTGCCGCCGATGGTCGATCCGGACCTGTCCGCGACCGATCAGCCGATTCAATACGACATCTATATTCCGACCAACCATCCGTCGGGTCTCTATTACTTTCATCCCCACATTCACGGGCTGGGAGTGAACCAGATTTCGGAGGGCCTCGAAGGCATGTTGACGGTAGGGTCCATCCAGGACGAAGCCTCGGCGACCAATAACTTCACGCTGCCGCCAAACTTCTCCGTGCGCTACATGGATATTCGAGACATGCAGGTGCTGCCGAATGGCGAAATCCAGGACCAGGAAGATTCGATGTATTGCGCTGCCCTTCCTGACCCGGACGATAGCCGAGAAGGATCATGCGCTGGAGCGAATCCACCGCCGGATGCGCCCGGCCCGGGCCCGATGTACCAAGGCGGCAAGTGGTTCTTCACCATCAACGGGGCGGTGTATCCCACTATCAACGTCGACCAGCAGAATGGCGAAGTGTGGCGCCTGTTGAATGGCGCGGCGAGCCGGACCTACGATCTTGCGATCAAGAACGATCAAAATCATGCGCCGGTGGTCTTCCAGGTACTGTCTCTGGATGGCGTGGCATTGGCGCCTACGGCGGGGACTGATGTTTCGAAGATGACGGTCGGAGGACGGTTCAAACCGGTTCAATGTCCGGGGCCGAAGCAGCCGCACCGGCTATCTGAACCGGTGTGCGCAACGCATATGGTCATGTTCCCCAGTTCTCGCGCTGATATTTTTCTCGGCTCGTTTGAGCCTAGGCATCTGACCTCTGCAACGTTTCTGACCACAGACATCAACACTGGCTCGGCGGGCGACGACTGGCCGGCCGCCAACCTGGCGCACCTGGTCTTCTCAGGAAAAAACACTAAAGCGATCGGTGCGTTGAACGTGAAACCTGTCGCGGCCGCGGCACTGTCGGCCAAGGGCGCGCTCGGCGGTCCGGTGAAAGCGATGTATCCGGGAATGACCCAACCGCTGCCGATCGCGGACGCAAAACAAATCGCAGCAGGCAAATCGTCCGCGTTGCCCGTTGCGCTTGACGCCGCGACGAGCCAGCAGGTGCAATCGCTCTCCGCGGCCCAGGTGCAGAAGTTTGGTCCTCGGCTCGCAGCACAATCAAAATCGGTAGCATCAATCGCCTCGCCGAACTGCGCGGCTCTTCCCGCGGGTCACCATCGCCGCGTATTCTTCGGAGTTCCATCAACCAATCCTGACGGCTTCGGGCTCGGCTATGAAGAAGTCGATGCGCAGGGTAATTCCGTGCCCGGCACGTTTGAGGACGTCTCGGCATTCAACCCCGCGTTCATAAACGTGTGCCTTCCACTCGCTCCGGGAAACCAGACCGCTACAGAGCTGTGGGAACTGGTGAACGTTGCAGCGGAGGCTCACAACTTCCACATGCACCAGACCAAGTTCACAGTGCTGCCGAAAGGCGCGCCAGTGGGCGACGGCGGAGCCATGATGGACAACGTGCCTCTGCCCAGCGGAAGCGCGATGTGCGACGGGTCGGTGCTGAAATGGCGGGATGGCACGTGCAAGGTGACGCCAGTCCAAGTATCGATTCCCTTCTCGGAGATTGGCGACTTTGTCTATCACTGCCACATCGGCGAGCACCAGGACGGCGGCATGATGGCGCACATCCGCGTGATCGCCAACCCGTAACGCTAAACGATTCAAATGCGTTCATCCCGCTCAGATCATTTTTTGGCCCGCAGATTATTTGCGGGCCGAATTGTTTTGCAGGCCTGATTATTTTTGGGGAATGACCGGCAGGATAATTTGCGAAGGATGCTTGGCATCGAGATAGATCGTGTTATGCGCGACCTGGGTTCGGCGGTTGTCGTTGAGTGGCTCACCGGTGTTTGGATTGACATCGAAACGGGGAAAGTTGCTGCTGGAAATGTCGAGCCGGATGCGATGGCTTTTCTTGAACACCAGTGAAGTTGGATACATCTCAATGGTGAACTCGTACGGCTCGCCGGGCTTCATCAACTCCGCCTTGCCCGGACCTTTGCGATAACGCGCACGCACAATGCTGTCCGCGATATTCAGGTCGACACCGTTGGGATAGTCGACATTGGGTGGATACACATCTACCAGTTTCGCCGTGAAATCCGTATCCAAAGCATCGGACGATGCCCACAACTTAACTACGAGCCTACCGGTCACCTCAACGTCCGCATCGAGCGACGTGGTTTGGAAAACCACGACATCATTGCGTGCTCCGAGTGGGCGCGTGTCGGTGCACAGCCAGAAATCTGCGCGACAGCGCTGATCCGCCGCACCTTGAAACATCAGTGTCCCCTGTGACGAGACATTCCCGCCAATCGTCGGCACAGGATTGTTCGGATCGAATTGATAGGTCATCGGCGCATCATCCAACGGTTTCTCGGGTGACAGGCCGCCTTTGTGCAGGTAGTAAGTCGTGTAGAGAGTGCGCGCCAGCGGCCACTCTTGCTCCTCGCGCCAGTGCCCTCCCACAAAAATGCGACCTTCCGCGGTCTTGTGCGCATCGCCGCCACCCATCACGTAGATACGCACGGGGGCCTCGCGATCCACGCCGTTATCGATGCCCTTGAGGAAATGATCAAACCAGCGCAGATGGAATGCAGTCAGATCGAGCGCCGCATCTTCGGTAAACTGCGCTTCGCCTGCATAGTCGAGATTCTCGCTACTGTGAATCCAAGGTCCCACGATGAGCCGCTGCAGGCTCTTCTTCGATTTGCGCAGTTCCACGAAATTCAAGTTTGCTACCGACGTTCCCCAGGAGTCGTACCAGCCCGTAGTGTGATATTCGGGAACGTCTTTGTACTCGGCGAGGTGGTCGACCACGCTAGACCCCGCATTCTTCCAAAAATCGTCGTAATCTCCATGACTCATGGCTTCGATCAGCCACTTTTCATAATCGGGCGCAAACTTCAGCGGAGTCGTGCCAGCCCGCAGCGGCAGGTTGCGCACATACTGGCGTACATCGCTGCCCATCTCTTCAAGAGCCTTAGCGGCCGCTGGATCAGTCGCGGCGCGCTTAGCCGCAGGCAAAGCATCAAGGGTGCCGGTTGCATTACCGAGACTGAAGACCCAATTGAAAAAGCGCAGTTCGAAAGCCCCGTTATGCCGCACCCCATATTGCCCAAAGTCCGACATGGCATTGCGCGGCACCATCGCCTTCACATACGGAGCATTCGCGATCGCCATCGCATGTTGCGTGGCTCCCGCGTACGAAGAGCCGAATGTCCCGATGCCGCCATCGCACCACTGCTGCGCGCCAATCCACTTCGCTGTATCGAAGCCATCTTCAGGATCGGTCGCTAACGCCATCCAATGCCCTTCTGACTTATAGCGGCCGCGCACATCCTCGAGCACCACCACGTATCCGTGCGGAACGAATGCATTCGCGCTGCCGCCAGATCTTTCCTTGTTATAGGGCGTGCGCATGAGGAGAACAGGAAACTTTTCCTCAACGGCCTTTCCATCGCGCGCTGGACGATAGATGTCGGCCGCCAGCATCACACCATCGCGCATGGGAATCATTACGTCTTTACTTTCGACGATGCCGTAGTTTCCGGCAGTCTGCGCCTGCAGCCAAGTGCAAGGAACCAGCAGCAGAAAAATCAGAAGTTTGTGTGGACGGAACGAAACAGCAGTCTGGCAATTCGTCATCATGGAAGCCACCTTGAGCGCGTTAGAGATTTTCAATCGGCGCAGGATTGACTGGAATTGTAGCGGAGAGTCGCATGCATCCACCCCAAACGCAACAACGGCCCGGGATAACTCCCAGGCCGTTGCCGGTGATCTGTTGGGATTGGACAGTTCCGCGCTCAATGGAATCCGTAAGTTGCAGACTCTATTATGTCCAAGAAAGCCAAGAAAGCCGACAAAGCCGGGGCCTTAGCACAAATTAGCACAAATTCAGACGGGTCTGTTCATGGATTCCGCATCGGCATCCACCTTTGAACCCTCGTCTGTGACACATCTTTCGACATGTCGATGCCGGAAAGCATGACGCTATTCCCGATATATATCCCTCACGCTTTGCATGGAGGTCAACCCTACGAATATTTGGCTAGTTGGTCGAAATTTGCCGGATAATGGTCGTTGATTTTTCAGGCAGCAATGTTGTGCTTCGAGAAGAATAGATGAAAGGAGAGTTCAATCATGTACAGGACCTCAGTAGTTCTGGCAATCACACTCCTGGCCAGCGGACCCGTGGTCTCGAGATCTTCTCTCTGGCAAACTTCGTACGATACTGTCCGGCCGAAGATCGCGCCTAGTTCGTTGGAATCTCACAATGAAATACTCCGGCAATTCAGCGAAATCTCTTACCCCGACGACGACGGTTGTTGCATTCTCTCCGCCCCGGGGCAAACAAAAGAGTGCACGCAGAGGACCAAAAAGGAGTGCGATGAGAATGCGACATCTACTGGCGCGAACGAAGTTTGGCATAAAGGGGTCTGCAAGAAGGAAGCTCCAGACAATTGCCCCTAGGAATTGTCGAGAACTGTCCCCATTCGGCCGACGCGCCAGTTCCTCAGCTGTACGATGAACTGGTCGCAGGCATACACCTGCAAGAGGTCGCGGCGAGCGAGCGGCCAGTCGCGCGTTGCTTTCTCAGTCCGCAAGCCAAATTCCGGAGGTGGTAGCCAACGGCCACTATTTGTTCTCTGAACCACGTGTGCCAGAGGCCAGGATAATGATCTTCCACGCAGTTGATCTTCTAATTGGCTGCACCGGGGTAGTTTTCATGGTATTCTCCCACCTATCGAATTCTCAAAGTCCTTCCCTGAATCGAAAGTCTGAGAGGAGCCGCCGAGAATGTGGCCGCTACCAATCGAGAGAATCGTACTAATCACTCTGTTAGCGGCCGTCTCGGTAGGGTTCTCGCCCTCAAAAGCACTTGCTTCAACCTGCGAGGTTGAGAAGACAATCCCTCAAAACCAAGTGGTAAATGGCTCGGGATCCGCGACGGCTGAGTACGACGGCGTCACCAGCGTAAATAGTGGCCAAGGAATCTATGTAACTCTCCCAAACCAAAACCTTCTCGGTGTCTCCTATGAGCTGACAGTCGCTGAGAATTCGAATCCCGATAAGGAGATTTGCACCGATAAGGCGATCTCGTTGCCGAAGACCTCCGTTCCGCTCTCCGGGGCTATTTTTGGTGAGCCTCCAATCGGGTGGAAAGTTGCAGTGGCAATTGGTGCTGAATCCGACGGGGGCGTCATTACGTACAATTCAACCCCAAGTAATTCCGTCAAATCAAATGCAGTTCCGTGGGCGTCAGGCGGAGGCACTTTGTGAGCTCGCCCAGCGTCTTTTGTGTGATTCCGATCGGAGCTAGCAAATGAAGCCCACGTCAACGATCTGGATTCTGTTCTCTCTTCTTTGTTTTGCGCAACCCAGCTTAGCCAACGATCCAACGTACTACGAGTTCCATCCCCAAAGTATTATGTCTCTCGGACTTGGCTTTTCCGTGTCCGATCTGACGCAGGCAAAAAGCCCATGCGTGGAATACGTAAGGCATCCTCTGGAAACGGGATCACTCAGTACTGAGGCTACGATTCGAATGGTCTCAAATACCCAGGAATTGCGCGAATCCCTGTCGATGGACGCCAGCGTTGACGTTAGTTACCTCATGTTTAAGGGTTCGTCGCACTTTAGCTTCTCACAGGAAAATCTCTTTTCAGCGAAGGACATAAACTTCGTTCTGAAATTCTCAAATGAATACGCTCGCATCGGTATGCAAGGTCTGCATCTGACTCAAAGAGCTCAGATGCTGCTCGATAAAGGAGACGTAGCGACATTTAAGAGTGAATGCGGAACGCGGCTTGTCTTGATCGAACACCGTGGTGCGACCGTGGCGGCGATCGTCACGCTTCACGAAGTCGATTCTACCAGTCGGTCTCAGTACGCGGGGAGCTTGTCTGGAGGGATAAATCTGGGCGCATTGAGCGGAGACATGAAGGCTTCAATTGCTGGCGAGATGGATCGCGCTGCAAGGGACAAAAGGATATCTGTGCAGGTCGTTTCCACGGGCGGTGACGGATTCGGAGCCTTAAGCACGCTGGTCAGCCAAGATGTTTCAGGAAAGGATGTATTCGGGAGTCTTCAGCAGGCATTGGGGAATTACATAAAGGGATTCAACAACGACAATGCAGCGCCGATTGGCTTTTCTGTCGGACCTATGTTGGGTCTAACGGAGGTAGACAATGATCTCTGGAGCCTTGAAAAAGAGAGGCGATTGGGACTCTTAGTCGATGAGTACCGTGCGGACGCCATTCATCAGACTGAAATCGATTCAATCCTCGCCGGAAGGGATCCAAGAGCCGATCTTTATTCAGAAACGCAACTCAAAGAATTGAAAACTCTCGCAGTGCCTCTCGACGATTACATGAACCGTATTAGCCAGATACACAGTGCATGTAAGGGAGCAACGGTGTCGAACCTCTCGATTTGCAGAGTTCCTGAGCCTAAGCCCATAATCCCGAAGTTCCTCCAGCCGATATCGCCGTTGATGGGCCAATGGTTTATTTGCGTGGATGGAGTGGCCTGGAGCCCTTTGAAGTCTCGAACCTTCTTTGAGGATCCCGGCGGAGGGACCATTCTGGAACGGGTCAGGCGTCGCCTGCCAAACGCAAAGTCGGCAGCAGTGGTCTTTTCAGTCAAAGGTCGGATCGTGGATGAAGAGCTCTTAGTCGGCGTTGGACATCCCCTTGAGGGGTTTCAAGTGAAAGTATTCTACCCAGACAAGACCAAAGGAGACGCTTTGGTGGCAGGCAATGCACAAATGGCTCTTGTTGTAGGCTCGGGTGATAGTGTCGATGTGGACCCAATTAGAACTGCATGGGCTCATGCTAGTTTTTATCATTGCCTTCCCCCGGCGAGCCGCGTCGCTTCGGCGTTTCGGATTTTTGTCAAAGTTCGAGATGAGTTCGGTCAGCTGGAACGATTCGAAATCGCAACATCGACATTCTCCACATCCGACTCGTGGCAAGTTGGCGGCCCGGGTTTAATGGTTTGGCTGCCTATAAAGGAAGCACAGTACTATCTTAAGATCGACCCAAAGATGCCATGCCACGACGCCGAAGAATTCTACATGGGCAAAGATGCAAATGCCGACTTCAAATCGGCCCTCGACTCGGCAAATATCGGGCCCTATCCGGCGTACCTTAGCAGCCCTGAGTTTAATGAGGTCATTGAAAGAATCCTTACCAAGTGGTATCAACCTTAGGAAGCTGTGCTTGATTGCCGCTCGATCATGCACTCGCGGCGCCACTGAGTTCGCGAGGTTGCAACGATCATCGAAAAATTCATGGAAGTGAAATGCGCAGCACTAAGAGCCATACACGCCAAATGGCGTATAACGCGAGGAAGACTTATGACCGACGATCCAATGTCAAAATGGCAGCGACAAGCGTAGGAGCGGTCGAAGCATATCGCCCTTTTTTTTGTTTTAGTTGCTTACAACAGATCATCCGTTCAACCTGAAATCGTATCGGGCGGGGAAAACAATTACAGCCGAACAAGACCCACTCTTTTACGAAACCATTGAGGCTCGCGTCTTTGCAGTTTTGCTGACTGAGGGAGAGTTATTAAAATGTGCTGGAGAATTATCCGAACGACGCTTCTACTGATCTTGCTCGGCGCGGTAGTCGAGGCAGTCGCCCAGGCGCCAACTTACTACGAGTTCCATCCTCAATCGATAATGACATTGGGCGGCGGATTTTCTGTCTCCGATCTAACGCAAGCTAAGCAACAATGCGTCAAATTTGATGTGAAGCCTCTCGATCGCGACGCCACCCTCAGTACGAAGGCAACGATCGAGTTGGCTACAAGTTCACAAACGTTGAGGCAGGCGCTATCGATGGATTCGAGCATCGATGTCAGCTATCTGATGTTCACTGGTAGTGCGAGCTTTAGTATGTCCCAAGAGAATATAGCTACCAATGACGACGTAAACTTGGTTATGAATTTTACGAATGAATACGGGAGAGTTGGCATTGAGAACGAGCAACTTTATCCCTTTGCTCAAACCCTTCTCGATCAGCATCAACTTACAGAGTTTCACAACCAATGCGGTGATCAGTTAGTGCTTATCGAACGGAGAGGGGCCTCAGTTTCGACGATTATCACACTACGAAGTGTAAATGCAACTGCGAAATCAAAGCTCGCCGGTAGTCTGGGAGCAAAGGTAGATCTTGGCGTGTTAAGTGGAGATCTCAAGTCGACAATTGCAGGCGAAATCGACCGCGCTGCTGGAGAAGGAAGATTATCAATCGAGGTGGTATCAACTGGCGGCCAAGGCTTTGCGGCTTTGAGTACTGTTGTTCGCCAGACGACCGATTCCAAGACCGCCATTTTTGAAAAATTACAGGCTGCCCTCGGGGATTACCTTAAGTCATTCACGCCTGCAAACGCGGCCCCTCTTGGTTTTCACGTTGGGCCGATGTTGAATTACTCGCAATCCCAGGATGATTTGTGGGGGATCGAAAAAGAAGATCGACTGTCAGTCCTCGTCGATACGTACAGGCGGTTGTATAGAGAACGTGTTGATATCCAGTCAATCTTAAGCAAGCAAGATCCGCGTGCGGGAGTCTATAGCGAGCCTGAAATTGACCAACTGAGGGCTTTGCAGAATCCTGTTAACGAATATCTCGTTCAACTGGCTGAAGTACATCGCCGGTGCAAAGCAGCGACCAATGAGAACTTAAGCGTTTGCGAACTGCCTCAAAACAAACCGCCCGTCCCGACTTTCCTTGAGCCGATAATCAATCCATGGGTAGAGTCTCTTGTCGTTGTGGATGGCAAGCTTCTGACGTCCGGACAATCTAGAGCAATTTTTGAGGATCCAGGCAGCGGCGAGTTTCTTACGAGGGTCCGCCGGAGGACACCCGAAGCCAAGACTGCTGCGGAGGTTCTGAAGATACACGGCAGAATACTTGATGCGGCATTAATTGCTACAGATGAAGAAGGGGGCAATGAGCAGCTTCGAGTGTTTTATCCCAAACACACGAGGGGAGACACTCTCGGTTTTTCAGGAACGGGAATTACCATCGGTTTATCGGGCTTTTATCATGCGCAGGAAGATCTGGATGATCTTAGTCCGTTCGGGGCCGCCTATTACTACGCGAACACCAGGGAATGCGGATTCGCGCTCGACCAAGGAACTTGGTCTAGAGATCAGAAATACCTTAGCGGTCAAATTTCTCTCAACATACGAGACGCATTTGGTCAGCAATTCAAATATGAACTCGCCTCCTTTCAGACGGGCCAGAGACATGAATTTGAGCACGATTACTATCTAATCGTAGACGAAACAAATGGGCCGAACGGACGATTCATACCGCTGGAGGACTGCAGTGGAGACGTCCTTAGGCCCGAATATAACAAGTGGACTAAGGCTAATAGCAATGCCAACTGATCCTCCCGCGGGCGCAATCGAAGCCCTCTGGATTTCAAACTGATCCACTCCGAAGATCTCATTTGCTTAACACATAATGGCTCACATTTGAGAAAAGTCGAGCCGCTCGGCAACCTGGGTCGCGCTCACGATGGCCGAATTTTGTTGAGAATATCGATTACATTCTCGACTCCAAGTCGAGACTTCAGTGACTTGAAGTCGAACATCCGGAACACCATTTTGTTCTTTTGTTCATGCGGTTTAGAGGTATTTTCGGTACCTATTTCCATACAGAGTAACAAAGATTAGCGTTCGATCAAGGGTCTATGAGCCAACCTGAAGTGATCCTCGAGAGCTCTCAATAAGCTCGAGAACCCCTTGCCTTGCGCATATAAAAGCGTGCGATCGCCACGATGTTCTCGGATGAACTCGGTAGCGGAATGCTTCGCCGCCGCCCAGGCGATGACAAATATG
It encodes:
- the glgA gene encoding glycogen synthase GlgA; this encodes MQIVFAASECAPFVKTGGLADVVGGLSQKILKLGHEVSVYLPLYAGVRQHLEGELNYVIRSITIPGPHSNRFAGIVDGGQRDGVKFYFVDCPEMFDRQGIYGNNGDSYGDNAERFGLFCRAVLEATKQLGVPDVFHVHDWQSALLPVLLRTVYNADPALKHSGSVLTIHNAAYQGTFPPSTVDELLLPWDIFTFDKLEHYNTFNFLKGGIVYADKVTTVSRRYAEEIQTPEFGNGLQGALSQRRADLVGILNGVDYAEWDPATDGNLAGHYTPHDLSGKRECRKDLLHAFGLDVSEDTPVIGICSRFASQKGFDLLEQIAGRLAERDVAVVALGTGEPYYEKFFRDFAYANAGRFSVQIRYDDALAHKVEAGSDIFLMPSRFEPCGLNQIYSLKYGTIPVVRATGGLDDTVEEWNPGLNSGTGFKFEAYEAQALLDTIDRALSAFYDKKQWSQLMQNGMAQDFSWDKPAREYVAVYEEAARKKA
- a CDS encoding ferritin-like domain-containing protein; translated protein: MPDKKPQDQKGQSNQDQQNDKAVQDLINALNEDLAREYQAVIAYTVYSNVLKGAKWMSIAAELKKHASEELQHALIIADQVDYLGGMPTGTPKEVKLSEKPEEMLQFDLDNETVTIKNYRERVKQAEALGHYALAEQLRKIISQEQEHQHDLATALGIDVPRVLGQGA
- a CDS encoding multicopper oxidase domain-containing protein; amino-acid sequence: MGPKYLTALLCAAPLICLGQGTSTSFNNPASFSSNNHLLDLLLIARPETVHLGPFSPTAWIYEACQTSVAVEDQCPADSRTAASYAGVVLHLQPGDHLRIKLVNHLPPAPSDDENAHGPDPMMNEMLMANPTNIHTHGLIVEPRKADASDPTYGDYVYVVGYPAGKLPPMVDPDLSATDQPIQYDIYIPTNHPSGLYYFHPHIHGLGVNQISEGLEGMLTVGSIQDEASATNNFTLPPNFSVRYMDIRDMQVLPNGEIQDQEDSMYCAALPDPDDSREGSCAGANPPPDAPGPGPMYQGGKWFFTINGAVYPTINVDQQNGEVWRLLNGAASRTYDLAIKNDQNHAPVVFQVLSLDGVALAPTAGTDVSKMTVGGRFKPVQCPGPKQPHRLSEPVCATHMVMFPSSRADIFLGSFEPRHLTSATFLTTDINTGSAGDDWPAANLAHLVFSGKNTKAIGALNVKPVAAAALSAKGALGGPVKAMYPGMTQPLPIADAKQIAAGKSSALPVALDAATSQQVQSLSAAQVQKFGPRLAAQSKSVASIASPNCAALPAGHHRRVFFGVPSTNPDGFGLGYEEVDAQGNSVPGTFEDVSAFNPAFINVCLPLAPGNQTATELWELVNVAAEAHNFHMHQTKFTVLPKGAPVGDGGAMMDNVPLPSGSAMCDGSVLKWRDGTCKVTPVQVSIPFSEIGDFVYHCHIGEHQDGGMMAHIRVIANP
- a CDS encoding CocE/NonD family hydrolase, whose product is MMTNCQTAVSFRPHKLLIFLLLVPCTWLQAQTAGNYGIVESKDVMIPMRDGVMLAADIYRPARDGKAVEEKFPVLLMRTPYNKERSGGSANAFVPHGYVVVLEDVRGRYKSEGHWMALATDPEDGFDTAKWIGAQQWCDGGIGTFGSSYAGATQHAMAIANAPYVKAMVPRNAMSDFGQYGVRHNGAFELRFFNWVFSLGNATGTLDALPAAKRAATDPAAAKALEEMGSDVRQYVRNLPLRAGTTPLKFAPDYEKWLIEAMSHGDYDDFWKNAGSSVVDHLAEYKDVPEYHTTGWYDSWGTSVANLNFVELRKSKKSLQRLIVGPWIHSSENLDYAGEAQFTEDAALDLTAFHLRWFDHFLKGIDNGVDREAPVRIYVMGGGDAHKTAEGRIFVGGHWREEQEWPLARTLYTTYYLHKGGLSPEKPLDDAPMTYQFDPNNPVPTIGGNVSSQGTLMFQGAADQRCRADFWLCTDTRPLGARNDVVVFQTTSLDADVEVTGRLVVKLWASSDALDTDFTAKLVDVYPPNVDYPNGVDLNIADSIVRARYRKGPGKAELMKPGEPYEFTIEMYPTSLVFKKSHRIRLDISSSNFPRFDVNPNTGEPLNDNRRTQVAHNTIYLDAKHPSQIILPVIPQK